The Cotesia glomerata isolate CgM1 linkage group LG7, MPM_Cglom_v2.3, whole genome shotgun sequence genome segment gaaatttcagGAGGTAGATCTTGCCAAAACCGTATAGCTGACAACTTTAAGACAgctgattttttgaaaacatttcatttttttttaattaaaataaaattgcaaccGGGACAGAGTCAATAACTGGgtgatttttattacaaatccatcatatgaaaaaatatttgatcttttaatttttagatatggaattatttttattattattttatgaaaggcaaattaacagatattttatcatttttaggatttttcttaaataaatgatgaaaaaaaaaatttatcaaatattttacaagtaaaggttgtaaaaaattataaattcaatttttttctgagaaaATTATGATCCTGAAATTAGGCatccaacaattttttaaataaaaaaaaaaagttctacaCTGaaagaaggatttgtttatagttaaaaagatttgttaatatttaacaaatcatttaatagaagccatttgttagtccttaacaaatattttttagtattaaaaaagatttattaatatttaataaatgagtatcagatttattaaatataaacaaatcattttaaatacaaagaaatatttgtttaatactaaaaagtggtctctaataaatgatttgttaactattaacaaatattatttaatacaaataaatcctttagtcagtgtataaaaaaataatttgcaaaaatacgcacagtattttttcgtaatttttactagtggaattttgattatttatgtttttttaatgataaaattaaattgttaaaattattaatataaattgttaatataaattattaatataaaattattaatataaattattaatataattgttaatataaataaaaaaaatagttatgtGTCTGTtgactataaaaaattgacataaaaattaatttagcggatatttatttaattttaagaatttttctaacaaacaaattatggcaaaaagaaattagaaaaaaaaaattgacatgttggaatattaaaaaattaaaaatgcaattgttttaaaataattcgtCGGAACGAATTTGtttctttaaaaaagaaattaaaaactttcatAAAATCCCCAGGGGGTAGAAATTCTATTTAGTATAGAAGTAGTTATTTCACAAATAAGATGTTTATTtgttgccgtaagatggacggcggaGTTCACGAAATGGTCCACCTTTACAAGCATGTGATTGTTGTGCAAACATGCTTGTAAATCTACTTCTGTAGTACGTTTCTGTTCTTCAGAAACTGTACTTTCATAAAATCCCCAGGGGGTAGAAATTCTATTTAGTATAGAAGTAGTTATTTCACAAATAAGatgttttttgatgttaaatgactgctaactttacaaaaattactttttaaaattcaaaatgtcggctaaatttagtattacgctaactttaatgtcataaaattgACAAAAGTCTGTGAATTGACTTTTATACCTATGTTAATAGATTGCcgtcaatttaaataaaatatttaaaaagttttgacTTTTCTACTTGTCATTTTTGCAATGTCACTTACTAAAACCGTTAAAACCGTCTGCGCAGATCCCGCTTACAACAATACAATCCACTATACTACTATACTGACCTGAAGTTACTTATCGACTAAATTCAAGTGTTGGAAGATGACTAGTGGCGCCGCGCATGCTCGCGGCAGAAGAAACGCGAACTTCTCACGGCGAAAGGCGACGACTGGCGCTCAGTCTTTTCCCCAACGTTTATCCTTAGAAAAAGTATGTAATGacgtataaatttatttaatcttttatatttaataacatcTTTGATAAAGTGATTgcacaaattaatttaaaaaatataattaagatGAATGAATAATATGTTGTATTTATTTGCAGTTATTTTAATCagataaagtttaaaaatatatcatttgtTACCTTAGAGGTTATGTTTCACATGTGTTGATatgaacaataatttaattgtgatgCAAAAAttatacagtgatttatttgactaattatttttattttgcagATCTAAGATGGGTAAGCGCGACAACATGGTGCCCAATGGGCATTTCCACAAAGCGTGGGAGCGCAACGTCAGGACCTGGTTCAACCAGCCTGCCAGGAAATTAAGGCGCAAAAACAACAGAATTAAGAAGGCTAGAGCTGTTGCCCCTCggtatgaatttttatttattttaattaattaattgtcaaattcttaattttatgaGTACCAACTCTTagtacataaattttatttttaattttttgctcCAAATTAAATTGACCGCACTTGATATTTTCTTTATCAAGATAAATTTAACAGTcattagagaatttttttttaacaaataaattatgacaaaaaaaaataagaaaaaaattggcatgtagaaattaaaaaaaatgaaaaatgcaattttttaaaaattgttttctggaacaaatttgttaaaaaaatctttaatgactgctaactttactgtcatatttttttttcatctatttaaatttaacgaaaattaagttagccgacatttaaaaatttttgatttttttttttttttttaagaaaattattgcaaaaaaaatccatttgtaaaaaacttgaagtgcaatttttaaaaaatatgttttcagtccaatttaataaattgaaaaaaaaaactagaagcatcgatgaaaattaatttagcagatatttaatcatttttagaacttttgttaacaaataaatgatagcaaaaaaaaataaaaaaaaaaattgacatgtagaaattctaaaaatttataaatgcaattttttaaaaataatttattagaatgattttaattgttaaataaaattaaaaattggtcaagtgacagctaagtTTAATGTCATGAAACATCgactaactttaatattatttaaatttaatgtttattgagtttcttgaaatttttagaatttaaattgtaatttattaaatttttttcagcccCGTTAAACGTTTGAGACCAATCGTAAGATGCCCAACTGTCAGGTATCACACTAAAGTTCGTCAGGGTCGTGGATTCACATTGGACGAGCTGAAAGCCGCTGGTATTAATCGACGAGAGGCACCAACTATTGGAATCGCTGTCGATTATAGAAGACGTAACAAATCAATTGAGTCTCTTCAGATCAATGTCGCCAGATTGAAGGAATACCGCTCCAAATTGATCCTCTTCCCCAAGAACGCTAAGAAGGTAAAATTCATTAGTTGATGATGCAAAAGTTaaccgacgtttttaattttttgatttttttttaaatcttttaattagtactaagaatattttttttaaattatacgtgtagttctttaaatttttttacaaaaattttttgtaataatttaaaaaaaaaattagcaaaatttttagatgtcggttgatttaatttttataattaattgacatAATTTTagttgtgaatttttaaaaattaatttgacaagTAAGtagttaatattgaaaaattgataagaaaaaaaatttttaaaaagtttaattttgtattaaaagtatttaaatttttatttatttagatgacatttttattttatgtcttataaaaaatactattcaaaaatttttagttaaaaaataatttattctgaattttattttacaattatttacaattgttgttttttaattgaataaaaaaattaattaatatatgattgattgattgattaattcAACAGCCGAAGAAGGGTGATGCAACTGAAGAAGAGTGCAAGGTTGCCACCCAGTTGCGTGGAGAAATAATGCCATTCGGTCAGAAGAATGCTCCCAAATTGAAGGCTCGTGTGATCACCGAGGAAGAGAAGAAGATCTCTGCTTACGTGACTCTCCGTAAAGCCCGCTCTGATGCCAGATTAGTTGGAATTAGAGCTAAGAGAGTTAAGGACGCCGCTGAGAACCCAGATGATGTCACCAAGGTTCCTGCTGGAGATAAgaaagctaaaaaataaaccgcgtctttaacttttataattaactaaataaatgaaaaaatacaatttaacatttatctttgttttatttacagTTTTAAAAAGGCTGCGGTCAATAATTCTTACCTCTGAATTATTccttagaaataataatatattcaattaataaatcattgaATAAGTATCCCcaaataattcatcaaaaataGGTCTTTCTTTAGAATGTTTTTGAATGTATAactattctaaaaaaaattttcttcgcCAAAGtccaaaatattaaaaaataaatgaagcaTTTATTGTACGCCGACAAAACTTTCAGGTTGATACCTTCTGGTCGGGTAGTGAGTCATTTAATgtgcatgaaaattaatttttaacttaatcttaataataaaaattaattaagcagatatttgaaaacaaaaaaaaaaatttaataaataaattacggtaaaaaaaaattaaaatctaaagattgaaaaaaaaaaaaatttttatttttttttaaataatttttcaaaacaaatttgtttatcaattaaaattaaaaattaactgcaaattttaatgactttcctaataagtaaaaaaaatttttaatattttctattaaaaataaattcttgacttaaaattttgcaatacTTGCCCGCACTTTTAacttaaatattctttttataaaaaaaaaagtctttaaCATCAAGcggataattttaattaaaattaatttagcatatatttatttttaagaattttataacaaatgaattatggcaaaaaaaattaccatttagaaattacaaataattaaatgcaattttttagaagaaaattttttttactaaatatttttgttgaaaaaaattcaaaaattgtcaaataacTCCTTACTTTGATCTCAtataattatgaatattaatctatcatatatttcataaatttacaacaaataaattaaggcaaaaaaaattagaacaaaaactTGAcacatagaaatttaaaaaaaataaaaaatgcaattttttaaaaaacaatttt includes the following:
- the LOC123269312 gene encoding 60S ribosomal protein L13-like, translated to MGKRDNMVPNGHFHKAWERNVRTWFNQPARKLRRKNNRIKKARAVAPRPVKRLRPIVRCPTVRYHTKVRQGRGFTLDELKAAGINRREAPTIGIAVDYRRRNKSIESLQINVARLKEYRSKLILFPKNAKKPKKGDATEEECKVATQLRGEIMPFGQKNAPKLKARVITEEEKKISAYVTLRKARSDARLVGIRAKRVKDAAENPDDVTKVPAGDKKAKK